In the genome of Polaromonas vacuolata, the window CCAGTCAAAACCACTCATGCCAGCAATCGGCACATTCACACGGGTGTAAGTAGCAGTAGCTTGCGGCAACAAGTCATACGGCGGCGTGATGGGTGAAGCCAGATCTTGCAGCGTTTGCCATTTGAGGACACGTATGCTGGTCGATAAAAAGCCTTTGCCCCAACTCAAGCTCGCATCATTGGCCAGTAAACGTCGGGTTAATGTATCCCCGTTACGAGTGAAATCGCGCCAATATTCGTTATCACTGACACGGTTTAAATTCAGGTTTAAACCAAAATTACCGACGCCGGGTATGTCGCTGCGCAGTGTCTGTGCATGCTGCAGCGAGTATGACCAGCGATTAGTACCGCGCAGCTTGTCGCTGGGCAAATAGTTGCCCGCAATCTTGCCGTTGAAGTCATGTTCAAGATAGCGATATTCACCGCCTAAGTCGATGCCGCGCTTACTTAAAACGGTTGGCGAGAAGGTCGCGTCGCGGTTCGGTGCGATGTTGAAATAATAAGGCTGGGTTATTTGTAAGCCACTGATGCTGTCCACGCCGATAGTGGGCGGTAACAGGCCAGATTTACGCTTGTCACTGAGTGGAAAGCTGACCGTCGGAAAAGCCAGAATGGGCACATCTTTAAAACGCAGCACTGCGCCTGTGGCCTCGCCGGTTTCGGCTTCCATGTCAAACTTAAAACTGTCAGCGGTCAATATCCAAGCCGGCTTCCAAGACGCCTCATCGGTGCGCTCACAGGTGGTGTAGGTCGCTTGGATGGCGACCAAGCGCTGGTCATCAATAAAGTTAATTCTGTCGGCACGACCATTGCCAGCATTGCTCAAAAAGCGATACGTGGTGTTACTAAAAAACCCCTCGAAAGTATCGAGCTTGATCTGCAACTCTGAGCCGTAGTACTGGTTGCCAGCATTGCTAACATGCACATTGCCTAAAGTTTTGACGCTGTCATCGGGCTGGAAATACTCAATACGGTCAGCCCGCACAGCGGTTGGGCCGCGGCGTAATTCGGCGTTGCCCTCAATCACGGTCTCCAAGTCTGCTCGACCAGAAATATTGTCGCCAAAGACAAATGTCGGCACTTCGTTACCAGGGCCTTGCGGTGGCTTTTCGGCCAGCATGGGACTACTTTTAAGTCCCGTTTGTGAGACGGAAGCAGGCACGACAAGCAAGTCGGCCACTGGCAGCTCCTGTATTCGTCCTTGCGACCAAGAGGCGGGCGCGTAGCCCAGCCCCAGCATAGCCACGGACGTTAGCGCAGCAAGACGCAGGACGGCGCAGGACACCGGGGAGAAAGTAAAAGGCTGGGGGGATGCGGTTCGCATCTTAAATATTGGGTGAGACCGTTGGTTAAAACAAAGCTGATTATCCATGACGCCTACTGACTCTTAATCCCCTTTGAATGACAAGCAGTTCTGAGCCCACAGAGGCTCACAACGAGATACTTTTCAGCCTACCGTGGATTAATCCAGCGGCTCCAATAAGTACCCCTTCAAGAGCCACGATACTACTGGCTATGAACGCTACCAACGACGACCCTTTCGCCAGCCCCATCATTTGGACCGACAGCGCCCGCGCCAGTGCTTTTTCTAATTGGCTACAAGGCCTGCAAGTAAAGCATGGACTCGTACCCAACAGCTTGCGGCCAGCTTCAGCCGATGCCAGTTTCAGGCGCTACTTCAGAATCGACAGCAGTAACCAGCGCAGCTTCATCATCATGGATGCACCGCCAGCGCAGGAAGACAGTCAGTCATTTGTCAAAGTCGCGCAGCTCATGCGTGACGCCAAATTGAATGTGCCTGAAGTGCTGGATTGGGAGCAGTCCCTAGGCTTTATGTTGCTCAGCGATCTGGGCGATAAGACCATGATGGATGGGATGCAAACGCCGCCCGAACTTCTCTGCACACAACCCGCTAGCTTGGCCATGCCAGCGGCACCCTCGCCCGCCCAATACGCACTTTACATGCAGGCCGTCGATGCGCTAATTGTTTGGCAATTGGCTTCCAAGCCCGGCGTTTTGCCCGAGTACGACGACGCTTTGCTATCGCGCGAGCTGGCGCTTTTCCCCGACTGGTATGTTGCCAAACACCGTGGTTTTGTCATGGATGCGGAACAAACCGAGACTCTCAAGCTAGCGTTTGAGCAGATCAAGACTAACTGTCTGACGTCTCTAGGCGGCGCCAGAGTTTATGTACACCGCGACTTCATGCCGCGCAACCTAATGCCCGCACCAGCTGGTCTGGTTATAGAACTAGGCTTGGGCGTATTAGACTTTCAAGATGCGGTTTACGGCCCGATTAGCTACGACATCGCCAGCTTGATGCGGGACGCATTTTTAAGCTGGGAAGAAGATGTCGTGCTCGACATCACCGTGCGTTACTGGCAAAAAGCACGCAAAGCTGGCTTGCCGGTGGGCGACGATTTTGGTGAGTTTTTTCGTGCAGTGGAATGGATGGGCTTGCAGCGCCACCTCAAAATTCTGGGTATTTTTGCGCGCCTGACGCTGCGGGATGGCAAACCCAAATACCTAGCCGATACGCCGCGCTTTATGCGTTATGCGCGCGCCACCTGCGCGCGTTATCGCCAACTTGGCCCATTCATGGTGCTGCTCGACGCTATCGAGGGCAACGAAACCCGCATAGGCTACACCTTTTAATGACTCAAACATTTGCCACTTCTAGCCATCGTGCGCGCGCAGCGATGGGTGTTTCGGACTGTTCCCCCTCAACCCCGGCTGCGACACAAATATGAGCGCGCGCTTTTTTGTGGATTTGCCGCTTCTACCAGGCAGCAGCATCAGCCTGCCTGAGTACGCCGCCCGTCATGTGCAGGTACTGCGTCTGCAGCCCGGCGGCATGATCACGCTTTTCAACAGCATGGGGCCAGAAGAGGGTGAGTTTTTAGCCACTGTCGATCGCATGGGTCGCAGTGATGTTGACGTCACGATAGGCCAATGGACGGCTACACAACGCGAAGCACCCCGTGCAGTCCACCTAATCATGGGCATGCCGGCCAACGATCGCATGGATTGGCTGGTCGAGAAAGCCACTGAACTTGGCGTTGCCAGTATTCAGCCCTTGATAACCGAGCGCAGCGTACTTCGCCTGAGTGGCGAGCGCGCCAGCAAAAAACTCTTACATTGGCGCGGCGTTGCGGCTGCAGCTTGCGAGCAATCTGGCCGCAACCGCGTGCCGGTCATTCATGCCGTCGCTAGCCTGAGCGACTGGCTCAAGCAAAATCCTGATCAGGGCGACTCTCAGCGCCTGCTGCTGTCTCTGCAAACCGGTACCCAGCCGCTGGTGCAACAAGTCGCCGGCAGCGCTGCTGTGCGCTTTTTAAGCGGTCCTGAAGGCGGCCTAGGACCGAGCGAAGAAACGGCCGCTATGCGCAGTGGGTTTTTACCCGTCACGCTAGGGCCACGCGTGCTGCGCGCAGAAACCGCTCCGCTAGCCTGTCTGGCGTTGCTTGGCCTAATGTCTTAGACCCAAAATCTATTTGCCCTAACTGTGAAAACGCCATGAACCGCAACCTTTGGCTTTTAGCCATTTGTCAGGGCTTGTTCCTGACCAATAACGTGACCTTTATCGCAATCAATGGTTTGGTTGGTTTAAACCTTGCACCATTGGGTTGGATGGCGACTTTGCCGGTCATGGGTTATGTGGTGGGCGGCGCGCTGTCGACCGGATTGGTGGCGAAAACGCAGGCCCGCTATGGCCGCAAGATGTCGTTTCAATTGGGGCTGCTGGTGGCTGTCGCCTCGGCGCTGCTGTGCTGCTATGCGGCTTACAGCCGTGATTTCTGGTTGTTAGTAGCCGCCACCGTAGTGGCGGGTTACTACAACGCCAATGCCCAGCTCTACCGCTTTGCGGCAGCCGAGTTGGCTCTGCCGGCTTTTCGTGACAAAGCCATTTCGCTAGTCATGGCTGGCGGCTTGATTGGCGCGGTAGCTGGGCCTAACTTAGCGTCGGCCACACGCAGTCTGACGGCAGTACCGTTTGCCGGTGCTTATCTGGCCTTGGCGGGTGTGGCACTCCTTGCCATGCTGCTGCTGGCCTACATAGACTTTGCGCCGGCCCCGGTCAAAAACGCAAGCAGCGCAATCGACACTGGCCGACCGTTAAGCGTGATCATGCGCCAGCCGGTATTCATAGTCGCCGCCGGTGCCGGTGCACTCAGCTACGGCGTGATGAATCTACTCATGGCGGCCACGCCGATTGCTATGCAAATGTGCAGCCTGCCGTTCTCCGACGTAGCGCTAGTGCTGGAGTGGCATGTCATCGGCATGTTTGCGCCCGGCTTTTTCACCGGTCATTTGATTAAACGCTTTGGCACGCTCAGCATCATGTCTGTAGGCTTGGTACTCAATGTGTTGTGTGTGGCGATAGCGCTATCAGGCGTTGAGTTTCAACAGTTTTTGTTGGCGCTATTTCTGCTAGGTTTGGGTTGGAATTTTCTCTTTACTGGTGCGACTTCGTTAGCCTTGACGGCTTATCAGCCCGAAGAAAAAGACAAAGCTCAAGGAGCACTGAACTTTTGCGTTTTCGCGGTGCTCGCCATTTCGTCTCTCGCCTCTGGTGTGCTGGTCACCAATCAAGGCTGGACTTGGCTGAATTTAGGCTCTTTGCTACCGCTAGGCTTATGCGCGGCAGGCCTAATTTGGCTGGCGCTAAAACAGCGCAAGCCAGTGAATGCCTAAACACGCAGCGCTGCCGTATCCGCTGCGCACCTAGACCTGGCCGATGATTCGCTAGAGTCGGCTCAGCCGGGCACGCTGGCCATCACATGGGCCACGGCCGCAGTTAGCTTTTTGGCATAGGGCACGTGCAAAAATTCGTTTGGACCGTGCGCATTGCTTTTAGGGCCCAACACGCCGCACACCATCATTTGTGCGTTTGGAAAACCCTTGCTTAACATGCTCATCAGCGGAATCGTACCGCCCTGACCAATCGTGCCGCAGGGCGCGCCAAAAAAGCTTTGCGAGGCGTCGTTGAGCGCGTTTTCAAACCATGGCACGGTGGCCGGTGCGTTCCAGCCAGTAGCACCGCCATGGCTCTGAAACGTCACCTTGGCTTGATAGGGTGCGTTGTCTTCTAGCAGCGCCTTGAGCTCTTGTACCGCAGCACCAGCGTCTATCAGCGGTGGGAAACGCAGCGATAACTTAAAGGCGGTGTAAGGCCGCACCACATTGCCAGCATCTTGCAAGGTCGGAAAACCTTCTGCGCCGGTCACGCTAAGCGTCGGACGCCAGGTGCGATTGAGCAGCGCTTCGACTGGGTCGGTAGTAGTGGGCAGCGTCAGCATGGTGGAGCCTTCGCAGTCGTAATGCGCCCACGGGAATCGCTTGTAAATTTCATCGCCCAAAATAGCTGCCGTTGCCTCAGCCTGCAACCTGCGGTCAGCCGGAATTTCGCAGTGAAAGCTTTGCGGCAGCAGTGTGCCGGTCTTGCTGTCTTCGAGCCGGTCCAACACATGGCGCAACACGCGAAAGCTAGAAGGCACCAAACCACTGGCGTCGCCAGAATGTATGCCTTCGGTCAATACTTCTACTTTGAGCACGCCGGCAGCATTGCCGCGCAAGCTGGTGGTTAGCCAAAGCTGGTCATAGTTGCCAGCCCCTGAATCTAAGCAAACCACCAAGGCGACTTCACCCAGCCGGTCTTTCAAGGCGGTCACATAGGGCAGCAAATCGTAAGAGCCGCTTTCCTCGCAGGTTTCAATCAAGCCAACGATGCGCGGATGCGGCACGTTCTGGGCTTTGAGGGCCTGCACTGCGGCAATGCTGGCGTAGGCGGCATAACCATCGTCCGCACCGCCGCGGCCGTAGAGTTTACCGTCCAAATACTTAGGCGTCCACGGGCCAAGGTCGTTGCGCCAACCGGTGAATTCTGGCTGCTTATCGAGGTGACCATACATCAACACGGTTAGAGTAGAGTGGGCACGGGTCGCAGGGATTTCAAAAAACAGCACTGGCGTGCGGCCTTCTAAGCGCACGATTTCTAACGTCAGGCCTTGGATTTTTTGCGCCTCGATCCAACTCGCCGCATTGCGCATCACGGTGTCAATGAAGCCGTGCGCCGCCCAATCACTGTCGAAGGTGGGGGATTTGGCGGGAATCGCAATGTAGTTGCTGATCTGCTCGACGATGTCCTTATCCCACTGGGCGTCGATTTGGGTCTGGGCGCGAGTGGCATCAAGAATATTGGCCGGTATTTCGCGGTGCAGGGGTGCGTTCATGGGAGACTCCGTCAAATAAATATTGACCTACTCTACTCCAGCATGAAGTCTGCTGCCCATGCGGGACTTACGGGCCCGATTTAACGCTGCGCTCTGCGTCATTCAGCCACGCTTCACACGACTGTTTATTGAATATAAATTATTGGTTATTCGCCATGGACTCACCCAAGCGCACCGCGCGTTCAGGTGCCCATGCCGGATTAAAGTCCATTGCTCGCTTGGGGAACAACATGACGACTGTCGAGCCAAGCAAAAAGCGCCCCATCTCATCGCCCTGTTTAAGGTCTACGGCGGTCTTGCCTTCATAGCGCCATTCGCGCGGCGCAGGCAGTCGCGGCGGATTGACCACGCCGTGCCAGACCGTGGCCATGCTGCCGACGATAGTCGCGCCCACCAAGACCAACACAAATGGACCGTGGGCAGACTCAAATACGCAAACCACGCGCTCGTTGCGCGCAAACAAACCAGGCACGCCACGGGCGGTCACCGGATTGACGGAGAACAAGTCGCCGGGAACGTAAATCATGCGTGTCAGTCGTCCATCACACGGCATATGTATGCGGTGATAGTCACGCGGACTGAGGTAAATGGTGGCGAAGCTGCCGTCTTGAAAATGATCGGCTAGCGCCACGTCACCGCCAACCAGCGCCGTCGTGCTGTAGTGGTGACCTTTGGCTTGAAACAACTGGTCGTGCAAGATGTCGCCAAACTGGCTGACCGCACCGTCAACTGGACAGATCAAGTCAGCCTTAGCCAGCGGCCTGGCGCCGGGCTTGAGGGCGCGGGTGAAAAAGGCGTTGAAACTTAAATAGCTGGTGATGTCCGAGTCAAGCGCCTCGTCCATATTGACGCGGTACTTAGCCACGAAACGGCGAATAATTTCGGTGGTTATCCAACCGCGTTCATGCCCAGCAACAAAGCCGGCAAAAGCTGTCAGTGCGTGCTTGGGGACAAGATATTGAAACAGGACAGCAAGACGATGGTGCACAGGCTTTACCGCAGTATGTAAACCGTGGATTCTATCGAAACTGGCCTGACTAAACGCAGGCTAGTTAATCAAGTTGCGGTTGCGGTTGAATCAGACGATGGCTTTGGCGCCAAGGGCGGTAGGCTCTTGCATTCCCAGAAAATACGCGCCGTGCAAGTTTTGCAAATTAAAGGGTCGAGCTTGGGGAAAATTGTCGCAATCGCGATGCGTTTATCGGAGAACTGATGTTCCGGACCAAGCACGCGGGTAAAGCCTGTTGTCTTCCACATTTCAATCACCTCAGGCCGTGGCCGGTGAAAGTACAAGTCGCCGCCCATGGCGCGACGTGCTGACAACTCAGCCTCCCAAAGTTCAGCACCCGCCAGATCGATAAAGTTCATACTTTTACCCATCACCAGCAAATGTTTTTGCGGGTGCAACTGATGGCGCAGCGCGTACAAAGTATCGGCCACATGTTGGCTGGCACCGAAGTACACCTCGCCCTCCATACGCAGCAGCTTTAGCTGTGGGCATTCTGGTAATCGCTCGGTGTTGGGGTTTCCCAGAACGACGAATTGACGCTCAGGACTCCAGCCATCAAAACCCATGCTGCGCATAGCCGGCTTAGAGGTGCGGTACAAAAACGACATCAAAGACAGCAAAGTGCCCAGCAAAATCGCCATTTCGAGACGAATCGAAACCGTCGCCATCAAGGTCGTCAACGCCACCGCAAATTCAGTGCGGCTTAGCTGAAACAGTTGTCGCCAGCGTTTCAAATCAAGTAAGCCAACAGCTACCAGTAGCAATAAAGCAGCTAATGCCGCCATGGGAATTTGCGCTAGCAATGAAGCACTTAACGCGACCAATGCCAGCAGTAACAAAGCCGATGAAACCGCAGCAAGAGGACTGCGAGCGCCGGCTTGCAAATTAGGTACCGAGCGGTTCATTGAGCCGCACGAGACATAGCAAGAAAAGAAACCGCCCACTATGTTGGACAAGCCTTGACCGCAAAATTCACGATTCGGATCTATGCGTTGGCCAGAGCGCGCAGCCACCGCCTTGGCAATCGAGATCGATTGACCCAGGGCAACAATCGTCAACGCAAAAGCCAAACCCAAGAGTTCGGGAACTGCCGACCAGCTGATGCGGGGAATTTCAAAGCGCGGCCAGGGTGTAGTCATCTGGCCAACCGTGCGCAGCGCCGTATCAGGTGTCGGCAAAACCGATCCCGGCCACTTCAGCCACAGCCAAGCCAAAAGAGTAGACGCCACCAAGCCAATCAACATATACGGCCAGCTGGGTTTGAGGCTGTGCACACTCCAGGCCACAAGCGCTGTAATAGCGGCCACCGCTAAGGCCGTTGGCTGCACCTGACTGAGTTGCGAGAACACATGACTCAAAACTGAAGCCGCACCATGCACACTGGCGGGCGCCAGTCCGAGCAAATCTGGCAAGGCATAAACCGCAATCAAAATTGCCGCACCAGAGGTAAAGCCAAACAATGCAGCCGGCGAAATAAAGTTGGCCAGCGAGCCCAATCTCAGCGCACCGATGAGCCACTGCATGATGCCCACCATCACCGTCACCACCAACGCCAACTGAATATAGGCTGGGCTAAAAGCCAGCGCCAGCGGTGAGAGCATGGCAAACATGGCCAAAGAGTTGGCATTGGTAGGGCCAGACATCACATGCCGACTCGATCCAAACAAAGCCGCGATGATGCAAGGCACAACGGCGGTGAACAGGCCGTATTGAGGCGGCAGACCAGCCAGCGTAGCAAAAGCGATACCTTGCGGTAAGACCAGTACTGCGCCAAGCAGACCGGCCAGGGCATCGGCGCGTAACGAAGACGGCGTGATTTCACGAACCCAAGCGCCGAACAATCGCGCCGACATATTCAGACTTGCACGGCGAAGTGAGGTGATAACTTGCATGCTCTAGAGCATAGCCGTCATAGCCAAGGCTTTAGGCATCAAGTTATCGCTTGTGCACTCAGAGAGGTAGCTGGCCTTGAAACTTAAACACCGCGCGCGTGGCCCGTAAATTCGGCCAAAAGCGAACCTCTCGGCCATCTTGCAAGCCAAAGCTATCGAGAATGTGCAACTGGTTTTGCAACGCCAGCGCTTCAAAGTCGCGCAGCGTGCCGACACGAATATTCGGCGTGTCATACCACTGGTAAGGCAAAATTTTGGTGACTGGCATACGGCCGCGCAGCACGGCTAAACGATTCGGCCAATGCGCAAAATTTGGGAACGCCACGATGCCCATGCGGCCAACACGCGCCGTCTCTCTGAGCATGATCTCGGCATTGCGCAGATGCTGCAGCGTGTCTATTTGCAGCACCACATCAAATGAGTTGTCGGCAAACAGTGCCAAGCCTTCATCTAAATTGAGTTGCATGACGTTAACGCCACGCGCCACGCAGGCTTGTACGTTGGCATCGCTAATTTCTACGCCATAGCCCGAGCAGCCGCGCTGATTGATCAGGTAGGCCAGCAATTCACCGGTACCACAACCGAGGTCAAGCACGCGCGAACCTTGTGGCACCAAGCGGGCAATTGAGAGCAAGTCAGCAGACGGCAACGGCAACGGCAACGGCGTAGCTTCAAACTGAGAATTCATAGCAGCACCTTGCTTTCGAAATAAGACCTGACAACACCTAGGTAACGCGTATCGTCGAGCAAAAATGCATCGTGGCCATGCGGCGCGTCTATCTCTGCATAGCTCACGTCGAGCTGGTTGTCTATCAAGGCCTTGACAATTTCACGGCTGCGCGCCGGCGCAAAACGCCAGTCAGTGGTAAAACTCACCAGTAAAAAACCGGCCTTGGCGACCGAGAGTGCCCGGCTCAAGTCGCCACCAAAGGCCGCGGCAGGGTCAAAATAATCGAGTGCTCGGGTGATCAGTAAATAGGTATTAGCGTCAAAGTATTCGGCAAACTTGTCGCCTTGATGGCGAAGATAGCTCTCAATTTGAAATTCGATTTCTTGCGTTGAAAACCGGTAACCGCTGGCATGCTCAGATGAAATTTCGCGCAACTGACGGCCGAACTTTTCGTTCATCACATCATTGCTCAAATAAGTAATGTGACCAATCATGCGGGCGATACGTAGGCCACGCTTAGGCAGCACGTTGTGACGGCCGTAATGGCCGGCATGGAAGTCGGGATCGGTGACGATGGCGCGGCGTGCGACTTCATTAAAGGCGATGTTCTCAGCCGTCAGGTTGGGCGCGCTAGCGACAACTACCGCGTGCCGCACGCGATCGGGATACTGCAGCGTCCAACTCAGTGCTTGCATGCCGCCCAGACTTCCGCCCATCACCGCAGCAAGCGTCTCTATTCCCAGCGCATCAAGCAGCAAGGCCTGGACATTTACCCAATCCTGAACGGTCACGACCGGGAAATCCGCACCATAAATTTGCTGCGTATCAGGATTGGCCTGCATAGGGCCAGTCGATCCAAAGCAAGAACCTAAGATATTGACGCCAATAACGAAAAAACGATTCGTATCGACCGGCTTACCCGGACCAATCATGGTGTCCCACCAGCCTTCGGATTTCTTCACCGGCTGGCCAGCAGCGTCAAGGTAAACGCCGGCCACATGATGGGAGGCATTGAGCGCGTGACAAATTAAAACCACGTTAGATTTATCGGCATTGAGCTCGCCGTAAGTCTCGTAGCTAATGTCGTAGGCGCGTATTGATTTACCGCTTTGCAGCAGTAATTCATTCGCAAAATGCATGGACTGGGGGGTGGGCGTTAATAGCAAATCGGAGGGCACGTTAAAAATTCGCAATCCGCAGGCCAGCAATACCGACCCGCAAAAAATAAAACCCGGCGTCGCCTAAAGCAAATCCGGGTTGGGGAGATTCATCTTTAGCGGTACTTTTAAAGCGCCCGCAAGGTCAGGA includes:
- a CDS encoding 16S rRNA (uracil(1498)-N(3))-methyltransferase, which codes for MSARFFVDLPLLPGSSISLPEYAARHVQVLRLQPGGMITLFNSMGPEEGEFLATVDRMGRSDVDVTIGQWTATQREAPRAVHLIMGMPANDRMDWLVEKATELGVASIQPLITERSVLRLSGERASKKLLHWRGVAAAACEQSGRNRVPVIHAVASLSDWLKQNPDQGDSQRLLLSLQTGTQPLVQQVAGSAAVRFLSGPEGGLGPSEETAAMRSGFLPVTLGPRVLRAETAPLACLALLGLMS
- a CDS encoding LPS-assembly protein LptD, which codes for MRTASPQPFTFSPVSCAVLRLAALTSVAMLGLGYAPASWSQGRIQELPVADLLVVPASVSQTGLKSSPMLAEKPPQGPGNEVPTFVFGDNISGRADLETVIEGNAELRRGPTAVRADRIEYFQPDDSVKTLGNVHVSNAGNQYYGSELQIKLDTFEGFFSNTTYRFLSNAGNGRADRINFIDDQRLVAIQATYTTCERTDEASWKPAWILTADSFKFDMEAETGEATGAVLRFKDVPILAFPTVSFPLSDKRKSGLLPPTIGVDSISGLQITQPYYFNIAPNRDATFSPTVLSKRGIDLGGEYRYLEHDFNGKIAGNYLPSDKLRGTNRWSYSLQHAQTLRSDIPGVGNFGLNLNLNRVSDNEYWRDFTRNGDTLTRRLLANDASLSWGKGFLSTSIRVLKWQTLQDLASPITPPYDLLPQATATYTRVNVPIAGMSGFDWSTTAQYSHFSIDRSLFSPPNGQPNGERGLLSAQVSRPWISPGAFITPKLQLHATSYRYDSPFPTTGNSSESRVLPTFSLDSGLQFERPANFFGRSFTQTLEPRAFYVRTPFRNQSVLPNYDSGANDFNFATVFTENAFSGNDRISDANLLTLGATTRLLDPDTGAETARFGVAQRLRFEDQLVTLPGFLPITDRISDLLVGTTINWTPQWTFDSTVQYNPKTKKSERSTFGLRYSPGDYRVVSAALRRQVDQNNLAAQSNLVDVGWQWPINDLWGDKGKDLGAGRGQGEGRYYSVGRMNYSVPDKKFVDLVLGVEYDGCCWIGRVVFQRSQSSLATSNSRILFQLELVGFSRIGSNPLEALKTNIPRYQLLRDKVAAPSRFTNYD
- a CDS encoding MFS transporter translates to MNRNLWLLAICQGLFLTNNVTFIAINGLVGLNLAPLGWMATLPVMGYVVGGALSTGLVAKTQARYGRKMSFQLGLLVAVASALLCCYAAYSRDFWLLVAATVVAGYYNANAQLYRFAAAELALPAFRDKAISLVMAGGLIGAVAGPNLASATRSLTAVPFAGAYLALAGVALLAMLLLAYIDFAPAPVKNASSAIDTGRPLSVIMRQPVFIVAAGAGALSYGVMNLLMAATPIAMQMCSLPFSDVALVLEWHVIGMFAPGFFTGHLIKRFGTLSIMSVGLVLNVLCVAIALSGVEFQQFLLALFLLGLGWNFLFTGATSLALTAYQPEEKDKAQGALNFCVFAVLAISSLASGVLVTNQGWTWLNLGSLLPLGLCAAGLIWLALKQRKPVNA
- the metX gene encoding homoserine O-succinyltransferase MetX codes for the protein MPSDLLLTPTPQSMHFANELLLQSGKSIRAYDISYETYGELNADKSNVVLICHALNASHHVAGVYLDAAGQPVKKSEGWWDTMIGPGKPVDTNRFFVIGVNILGSCFGSTGPMQANPDTQQIYGADFPVVTVQDWVNVQALLLDALGIETLAAVMGGSLGGMQALSWTLQYPDRVRHAVVVASAPNLTAENIAFNEVARRAIVTDPDFHAGHYGRHNVLPKRGLRIARMIGHITYLSNDVMNEKFGRQLREISSEHASGYRFSTQEIEFQIESYLRHQGDKFAEYFDANTYLLITRALDYFDPAAAFGGDLSRALSVAKAGFLLVSFTTDWRFAPARSREIVKALIDNQLDVSYAEIDAPHGHDAFLLDDTRYLGVVRSYFESKVLL
- the metW gene encoding methionine biosynthesis protein MetW, whose amino-acid sequence is MNSQFEATPLPLPLPSADLLSIARLVPQGSRVLDLGCGTGELLAYLINQRGCSGYGVEISDANVQACVARGVNVMQLNLDEGLALFADNSFDVVLQIDTLQHLRNAEIMLRETARVGRMGIVAFPNFAHWPNRLAVLRGRMPVTKILPYQWYDTPNIRVGTLRDFEALALQNQLHILDSFGLQDGREVRFWPNLRATRAVFKFQGQLPL
- a CDS encoding SulP family inorganic anion transporter, producing MQVITSLRRASLNMSARLFGAWVREITPSSLRADALAGLLGAVLVLPQGIAFATLAGLPPQYGLFTAVVPCIIAALFGSSRHVMSGPTNANSLAMFAMLSPLALAFSPAYIQLALVVTVMVGIMQWLIGALRLGSLANFISPAALFGFTSGAAILIAVYALPDLLGLAPASVHGAASVLSHVFSQLSQVQPTALAVAAITALVAWSVHSLKPSWPYMLIGLVASTLLAWLWLKWPGSVLPTPDTALRTVGQMTTPWPRFEIPRISWSAVPELLGLAFALTIVALGQSISIAKAVAARSGQRIDPNREFCGQGLSNIVGGFFSCYVSCGSMNRSVPNLQAGARSPLAAVSSALLLLALVALSASLLAQIPMAALAALLLLVAVGLLDLKRWRQLFQLSRTEFAVALTTLMATVSIRLEMAILLGTLLSLMSFLYRTSKPAMRSMGFDGWSPERQFVVLGNPNTERLPECPQLKLLRMEGEVYFGASQHVADTLYALRHQLHPQKHLLVMGKSMNFIDLAGAELWEAELSARRAMGGDLYFHRPRPEVIEMWKTTGFTRVLGPEHQFSDKRIAIATIFPKLDPLICKTCTARIFWECKSLPPLAPKPSSDSTATAT
- the asd gene encoding archaetidylserine decarboxylase (Phosphatidylserine decarboxylase is synthesized as a single chain precursor. Generation of the pyruvoyl active site from a Ser is coupled to cleavage of a Gly-Ser bond between the larger (beta) and smaller (alpha chains). It is an integral membrane protein.) → MHHRLAVLFQYLVPKHALTAFAGFVAGHERGWITTEIIRRFVAKYRVNMDEALDSDITSYLSFNAFFTRALKPGARPLAKADLICPVDGAVSQFGDILHDQLFQAKGHHYSTTALVGGDVALADHFQDGSFATIYLSPRDYHRIHMPCDGRLTRMIYVPGDLFSVNPVTARGVPGLFARNERVVCVFESAHGPFVLVLVGATIVGSMATVWHGVVNPPRLPAPREWRYEGKTAVDLKQGDEMGRFLLGSTVVMLFPKRAMDFNPAWAPERAVRLGESMANNQ
- a CDS encoding M20 family metallopeptidase, encoding MNAPLHREIPANILDATRAQTQIDAQWDKDIVEQISNYIAIPAKSPTFDSDWAAHGFIDTVMRNAASWIEAQKIQGLTLEIVRLEGRTPVLFFEIPATRAHSTLTVLMYGHLDKQPEFTGWRNDLGPWTPKYLDGKLYGRGGADDGYAAYASIAAVQALKAQNVPHPRIVGLIETCEESGSYDLLPYVTALKDRLGEVALVVCLDSGAGNYDQLWLTTSLRGNAAGVLKVEVLTEGIHSGDASGLVPSSFRVLRHVLDRLEDSKTGTLLPQSFHCEIPADRRLQAEATAAILGDEIYKRFPWAHYDCEGSTMLTLPTTTDPVEALLNRTWRPTLSVTGAEGFPTLQDAGNVVRPYTAFKLSLRFPPLIDAGAAVQELKALLEDNAPYQAKVTFQSHGGATGWNAPATVPWFENALNDASQSFFGAPCGTIGQGGTIPLMSMLSKGFPNAQMMVCGVLGPKSNAHGPNEFLHVPYAKKLTAAVAHVMASVPG
- a CDS encoding aminoglycoside phosphotransferase family protein; the protein is MNATNDDPFASPIIWTDSARASAFSNWLQGLQVKHGLVPNSLRPASADASFRRYFRIDSSNQRSFIIMDAPPAQEDSQSFVKVAQLMRDAKLNVPEVLDWEQSLGFMLLSDLGDKTMMDGMQTPPELLCTQPASLAMPAAPSPAQYALYMQAVDALIVWQLASKPGVLPEYDDALLSRELALFPDWYVAKHRGFVMDAEQTETLKLAFEQIKTNCLTSLGGARVYVHRDFMPRNLMPAPAGLVIELGLGVLDFQDAVYGPISYDIASLMRDAFLSWEEDVVLDITVRYWQKARKAGLPVGDDFGEFFRAVEWMGLQRHLKILGIFARLTLRDGKPKYLADTPRFMRYARATCARYRQLGPFMVLLDAIEGNETRIGYTF